From Xanthomonas sp. 10-10:
AGCAGTGGCCGCTCGCCGACCGTATCGAAGATTTTTTCCGCGAACAGTTCCTTGGCGCTCCGCAGGGCGAGTACTACGGCTACCCGATTTATTCGCCCAACGATGCCAACTTCTACCGCGCATTGACGCCGGCGCAGTACCGCAGCTTCAACGACGAAATCCGCACCAAGTCCAGGACCTGGACCCAGAACGTGAACCTGCAACTGACCAACACCGAGTTGTTCAACATGCCGGCCGGTGCGGTCGGCATCGCCGGCGTGTTGCAGGCAGGTAATCAGTACTGGACCAACCCGACCGATCAGCGCGTGATCGCCGGCGACTTCTACCAGCTGACCGGCACCCAGGGCAGCGGCAAGCGTGAGAACTGGGCGGCGGCGTTCGAAATGCGCGTGCCGATCCTGAGCACCCTGACGGCCAATCTGTCCGGCCGTTACGACGACTACAAGAACCAGGGCGGCGGTGGCGATTCCAAGTTCACCTACAAGGCCGCGCTGGAATTCCGTCCGATCGATTCGCTGCTGTTCCGCGGCAACTACGCCACCGCGTTCAAGGCACCGGACATGGCGTTCTCATTCGCTGGCGACAGCGGCTTCTTCCAGGGCGTCAACGACTACTACCGTTGCGCACTCGAAGAACCCGGCGTGCCGATCGCCGACTGCACCTATTCCGGCACCAGCATCCAGGGCCGTCGGTCCGGCAATGCGGATCTGCAGTCGATCACCGCCAAATCCTGGGGCGCCGGCGTGGTGTGGTCGCCGAGCGCACGCTTCAGCGTCAATGCCGATTACTACAACATCAAGATCGATGACAAGGTCAGCGACCTGAGCACCGATGCGTTGCTGCAGAACGAATCGGCCTGCCGGCTCGGCGCCCTGGACATCAACTCGCCAACCTGCGTCGACGCGCTGTCGCGCATCGATCGCACCGCCGCCGATGCGCCGGTACCCAATCGCCTGAGCAATATCCGCATCAACCCGGTCAATATTTCCAACGAGGAAATCTCCGGCGTGCTGACCAAGGCGACCTACAACCTGGCCACCGAGTCGTGGGGCCTGTTTGTGTTCGACGCGCAATACAACCTGACGCTCAAGCACGAAAGTCAGCAGTTCCCGCAAGACCCGGTGCGCGACCTGCTGAGCGAGCCGTTCTTCTCTTCCGAGTTCCGCAGCATCACCAATGCCTCGATCACCTGGCAGAAGGATGCGTGGACCACCACCTTGTTCGGCCAGCGTTACGGCCGTACGCCGAACCTTCTTTCGCAGCAGAGTACCGACGGCTACGCGGTGGAAGGGGCACGCAAGGTCGGCGCCTGGACCACGTTCAATGCGACGCTGGACTACGCGGTCAGCGATGACATCTCGCTGACCGCGACGGTCAACAACGTCGCCAATACCCGGCCGCCGCGCGACCGCACCTACAACAGCTACCCGTACTACAACATCTTCAACTACACCGGCTACGGCCGTTCCTACATGCTGGAATTGAACTGGCGCTTCGGCGCGCAGTGAGTCATTGGTTGTGACCAACGACCGGCAGTCAGCATGACTGCCGGTCTTCTTTGCTGCAGGACCATCGACGCAGATGCGTCTGGACCGGACCCAAGCGCAGCGACCAACATCGACTGAACGCCGTGTCGATGGACTCCAGGTGCTGGTCGCGTTGGTCTTGGCAGAGATGTCCAGGCACGTGGGCGAGGGCGCGATGCCCTCACCGCTTGCAGGACATGCCGTGCGCCTATCCGCGTAAGTTCTTGCGCGGCATCCATTCCGCCACAGGGTCCGGCAAGTCGCGAAAACATCGCATCTGCCGACGTGGTGACGTGCTGACGGGGATCAAACCGCAGGCCGTATCCACACGACGGTGAACGCGCTCGTTGGTCAGCCGCTCCTAGAGCGTAGCGTTTGTTTCGATCATGCCTGCACGCAGCAAGGCCTGCCTCAGCGGCTCCAGTTGCGTTGCGTAGCGGCGCCACGCTTCCACATTGCGCCCATGCACACCTTCGCGCACCTGCACGCTGCTTAGCGTGGCCGACGCTGCGGCATTGCGGGTGATGTCGATCTGCCCCGGCTCTATCGCCAACCCGCAGCGCCTCATCAACTGCTCCAGCACCGCAGACGGATCGCGCACCATCTGCGCATAGTCCACATCGATCACCCGGCCCGGGAGCGCGGCACGCCAGTGCGCCATCAGGCCGTGATACGCCTGGTAATGCCGCGCCAGGGTTTGCAGGT
This genomic window contains:
- a CDS encoding TonB-dependent receptor, with protein sequence MAQDQGEVTQLDKVTVTGSLIPRSQVETATPVFSITAQDIQRRGFKDVYDVLRSQPMATGSVQDGQFSGGFTAGAKSLSLLGLDPGFTLVLIDGRPMADYPLLYNGQSNFVDLASVPVGMVERIDVAPGNQSSIYGSSAIAGVVNIILKKRMDGVQMNYRMGTYDGGGGNNQRFQLTGGNEIGGANIVWGLQLNNQDPIYGYQRRDFDSTSDNPDPTLRYGSRIALHNLPTTYIDPGAENCAALGPLFNGSVQYDNRANRGNFCSSRTEPGYASILNKERSASGYANLSYAFNDNVELYSTLLLNRTKVEVNSGPRFWQTSSDTGGFFYNGDSQQLESYQRIFAPEETGNQNFNNDRQTADSYNIALGLKGGLGASNWTYDTYYARSEYRIESRQQWPLADRIEDFFREQFLGAPQGEYYGYPIYSPNDANFYRALTPAQYRSFNDEIRTKSRTWTQNVNLQLTNTELFNMPAGAVGIAGVLQAGNQYWTNPTDQRVIAGDFYQLTGTQGSGKRENWAAAFEMRVPILSTLTANLSGRYDDYKNQGGGGDSKFTYKAALEFRPIDSLLFRGNYATAFKAPDMAFSFAGDSGFFQGVNDYYRCALEEPGVPIADCTYSGTSIQGRRSGNADLQSITAKSWGAGVVWSPSARFSVNADYYNIKIDDKVSDLSTDALLQNESACRLGALDINSPTCVDALSRIDRTAADAPVPNRLSNIRINPVNISNEEISGVLTKATYNLATESWGLFVFDAQYNLTLKHESQQFPQDPVRDLLSEPFFSSEFRSITNASITWQKDAWTTTLFGQRYGRTPNLLSQQSTDGYAVEGARKVGAWTTFNATLDYAVSDDISLTATVNNVANTRPPRDRTYNSYPYYNIFNYTGYGRSYMLELNWRFGAQ